Proteins from one Candidatus Neomarinimicrobiota bacterium genomic window:
- a CDS encoding sugar ABC transporter permease, whose amino-acid sequence MVPNLPTDELNNPEQPNLPTDSLSPETQRESEAVEYNENRLDKSGIQAFLFLSPTLVIVLTFIVFPIFFSFYLSFHEWNMFSTNQKFVGLENYIRLLSDPEFWQVLKNTLIYTIGTVPVNMAFSLAVAYALLQKIKGRKLLRTMFFAPVIISPVAAAVIWRWLYDPNYGLVNYSLNIFGIDPINWLKHPQGAMAALIIVGIWKYFGINMVLFSAGLQAIPEHYYEAAEIDGAGRFAKFWNITLPLLAPTTFFILIMSMITSIQVFDLVYVLTSGGPLGSTEVLVVYLYDHAFKFFNMGYASAVAYVMFAILIVLTLVQVKYMKSKVYKAI is encoded by the coding sequence ATGGTACCAAACCTTCCCACAGACGAACTGAATAATCCGGAGCAGCCGAATCTGCCTACGGATTCCCTGAGTCCCGAAACTCAGCGGGAAAGCGAAGCGGTCGAGTATAATGAGAACCGCCTGGATAAAAGCGGAATACAGGCGTTCTTGTTCCTCTCGCCAACCCTGGTGATAGTACTGACATTTATCGTCTTTCCCATCTTTTTCTCGTTCTATCTGAGTTTCCATGAGTGGAATATGTTCAGCACGAACCAAAAGTTCGTTGGCCTGGAAAACTATATCCGTCTATTATCTGATCCGGAATTTTGGCAGGTACTCAAAAATACACTGATCTATACTATTGGCACAGTTCCGGTGAATATGGCTTTTTCCCTGGCAGTCGCCTATGCCTTGTTGCAGAAAATCAAAGGGCGGAAACTTCTCCGGACTATGTTTTTTGCGCCGGTCATTATTTCTCCCGTTGCGGCGGCTGTCATATGGCGATGGTTATACGACCCGAACTACGGACTGGTTAACTATTCACTGAACATTTTCGGTATCGATCCCATCAACTGGCTCAAACATCCGCAGGGCGCTATGGCAGCGCTAATTATCGTTGGCATCTGGAAATATTTCGGCATCAACATGGTGCTTTTTTCTGCGGGGTTACAGGCTATCCCGGAGCATTATTATGAAGCGGCGGAAATAGACGGTGCTGGTCGATTTGCCAAGTTTTGGAATATTACGCTGCCACTGTTGGCGCCCACCACCTTTTTTATCCTGATCATGTCCATGATTACCTCAATCCAGGTTTTTGACCTGGTGTATGTGCTGACATCAGGCGGGCCGCTGGGATCGACGGAAGTGTTGGTCGTCTATCTGTATGACCATGCCTTCAAATTCTTCAACATGGGATATGCCTCAGCCGTGGCCTATGTCATGTTTGCTATCCTGATTGTTCTGACGCTCGTTCAGGTAAAATACATGAAAAGCAAGGTGTATAAGGCAATATGA
- a CDS encoding flavodoxin domain-containing protein, translated as MSNVLVLFDSHTGNTEKMAYFVHKGVQTIAEISSKIKSVHEVIPDDVLWCDGLAVGSPTNMGLLSWEMKKFWDEDMQEHWGKIDGKIGCAFSSSGGWGGGNELTCMSILTVLMNFGFLVFGVTDYVAQQFTLHYGAVNAGAPRTEKAEKACVKLGEMLAMHVKNRGNQ; from the coding sequence ATGTCGAATGTATTAGTATTATTTGATTCTCATACGGGCAACACCGAAAAAATGGCTTATTTCGTCCATAAAGGTGTACAAACGATTGCGGAAATCAGCTCCAAAATCAAATCTGTACACGAAGTAATCCCCGACGATGTCTTGTGGTGTGACGGCCTTGCCGTCGGTTCTCCGACGAATATGGGATTACTCTCCTGGGAAATGAAGAAATTCTGGGATGAGGATATGCAGGAACACTGGGGGAAAATCGATGGGAAAATTGGCTGTGCCTTTTCCTCATCCGGCGGCTGGGGTGGCGGCAATGAACTCACTTGTATGTCTATTCTGACTGTGCTTATGAACTTCGGATTTCTTGTCTTTGGCGTTACGGACTATGTCGCGCAACAATTTACGCTCCACTATGGCGCGGTCAATGCAGGAGCACCGCGGACAGAAAAGGCTGAAAAAGCCTGTGTAAAATTAGGTGAAATGCTTGCTATGCATGTGAAAAACAGAGGAAATCAATAA
- the ugpC gene encoding sn-glycerol-3-phosphate ABC transporter ATP-binding protein UgpC translates to MGSVTIENVTKIYDEDVVAIDNASLEIEDKDFLVLVGPSGCGKSTLLRMIAGLENITKGSIYIDEERINNVAPKNRDIAMVFQNYALYPHMTVYDNMGFGLKLRKFDKETIEKRVRETAEILEIEPLLDRRPKALSGGQRQRVALGRAIVRDPKVFLFDEPLSNLDAKLRVQMRIEIKRLYNELNTTMIYVTHDQVEAMTMGNKIAVLRDGRIQQVDSPLNLYNDPQNKFVADFIGSPSMNFIEGTIELNGSLEFRSPLITFPIPDSIGRDLESHKDSTVILGVRPEDMYDTVHPRSKNLTQAQEVPIDVVEPMGNEIYLYFGGKEHSYCMRTPADRQYQSQDTLSLGLDFDKLYFFDSDSEERLH, encoded by the coding sequence ATGGGCTCTGTCACAATTGAAAATGTTACCAAAATCTATGATGAAGATGTGGTGGCGATCGATAATGCGTCGCTGGAAATCGAGGATAAAGACTTTTTAGTCCTGGTTGGGCCTTCGGGATGCGGAAAGTCTACCCTGCTCCGGATGATAGCCGGCCTCGAAAATATAACCAAGGGTTCTATCTACATTGATGAAGAACGGATAAACAATGTCGCCCCAAAGAACCGGGATATTGCGATGGTCTTCCAAAATTATGCGCTCTATCCTCATATGACGGTCTATGACAATATGGGATTCGGCCTGAAACTCCGCAAATTCGATAAAGAAACTATCGAAAAACGGGTCAGGGAAACCGCTGAAATCCTTGAAATCGAACCGTTACTGGATCGGCGACCAAAAGCACTTTCCGGGGGGCAGCGGCAGCGGGTTGCGCTGGGACGCGCCATCGTACGGGACCCGAAGGTCTTCCTGTTTGATGAACCGCTGTCAAACCTCGATGCCAAACTGAGAGTCCAGATGCGCATTGAGATTAAGCGGCTATACAATGAGTTAAACACGACCATGATTTACGTCACCCATGATCAGGTGGAAGCGATGACCATGGGGAACAAAATCGCTGTCCTTCGGGATGGGCGGATTCAACAGGTGGATTCCCCGCTCAACCTCTACAACGACCCGCAAAATAAGTTTGTAGCCGATTTTATCGGGAGTCCCTCTATGAATTTTATCGAGGGTACCATAGAATTAAATGGTTCCTTAGAATTCAGGTCTCCCCTGATAACCTTTCCAATTCCGGATTCAATTGGCAGGGACCTAGAATCGCATAAGGATTCAACAGTTATTTTGGGAGTCCGGCCTGAAGACATGTATGATACAGTACATCCACGATCGAAAAATTTGACTCAGGCCCAGGAAGTCCCGATTGATGTGGTGGAACCCATGGGGAATGAAATCTATCTCTATTTTGGCGGCAAGGAACACAGCTATTGTATGCGTACGCCAGCAGATCGGCAGTATCAGTCGCAAGATACATTATCGCTGGGACTGGACTTCGACAAACTCTACTTTTTTGATTCCGATTCGGAAGAACGCCTCCATTAA
- a CDS encoding aldo/keto reductase: MQYRRFESLDWKTSEIGFGAWAIGGDAWGEQDDSESLKALNKALDLGVNFIDTAQAYGNGHSEELIGKVLRNRGQTVGGGSVKVATKIPPKPGHWPPFPDDNWQDRFPEDYLRERVEFSLKKLGAETLDIVQLHSWTRAWNADPVPLHILNELKEEGKISGVGISTPEHDQNSVIRPMREDLLDSVQLIYNIFEQEPQAELLPAAQENGVGVIVRVVFDEGSLTGKFTKDTTFPDGDFRNRYFSGDRLERTVERVNKIQQVLAEYSDEADLDMPTLAIRFALRHPAVSVVIPGIRNEWQAKMNCQASDADDIPEDLYNELKLHNWRKAFWYGG; the protein is encoded by the coding sequence ATGCAATACCGGCGATTTGAATCACTGGACTGGAAAACATCGGAAATCGGATTTGGCGCATGGGCGATTGGTGGTGATGCGTGGGGTGAACAGGATGACTCAGAAAGTCTGAAGGCCCTGAATAAGGCTTTGGATTTGGGAGTCAACTTCATTGATACCGCCCAGGCCTATGGCAACGGACATAGTGAGGAACTTATCGGAAAGGTGTTACGGAACCGTGGCCAGACTGTTGGCGGGGGCTCCGTAAAAGTCGCAACGAAAATCCCTCCGAAACCCGGCCATTGGCCCCCCTTCCCCGACGACAATTGGCAGGATCGGTTTCCGGAAGATTATTTAAGGGAGCGCGTTGAGTTTAGCCTGAAAAAACTGGGCGCCGAAACATTGGATATTGTTCAACTGCACAGTTGGACCCGTGCCTGGAATGCGGATCCTGTTCCGCTACACATATTGAATGAACTAAAAGAAGAGGGAAAAATCTCAGGTGTTGGTATTTCCACTCCTGAACACGACCAAAATTCTGTAATCCGCCCGATGCGGGAAGACCTGTTGGATTCGGTGCAACTCATTTATAATATCTTTGAACAGGAACCGCAGGCCGAACTCCTCCCGGCTGCCCAGGAAAATGGAGTCGGTGTTATCGTCAGGGTGGTGTTTGACGAGGGCTCGCTCACGGGGAAATTCACGAAGGATACCACTTTTCCGGATGGTGATTTTCGAAATCGGTATTTTAGCGGGGACAGACTCGAACGAACTGTTGAGCGAGTGAACAAGATCCAGCAAGTGCTCGCGGAATATTCTGATGAGGCAGATCTCGATATGCCGACACTTGCCATTCGGTTTGCCTTGCGTCATCCAGCCGTTTCTGTGGTGATTCCGGGTATTCGGAATGAATGGCAGGCGAAAATGAATTGTCAGGCCTCTGATGCTGATGATATTCCTGAGGACTTATACAATGAACTTAAGCTGCACAATTGGCGTAAAGCGTTTTGGTATGGTGGTTAA
- a CDS encoding LacI family transcriptional regulator gives MAVTLTDISEIAGVSVSTVSRVLNGKSEKHRISADTQQKVIAAAERLNYRPNELARGLRLQKTHTIGLIVPDISNPFFANISRSIQVQAYENGYSTLVANTDENIETEIEQIKLLRSKGVDGFVIMPVGLESAHIKELLSENTPLVLLDRCFDDLNTNSVVVNNFKGAYMATEHLIKNGHSRISIIQGLRNTSTNNSRVAGYKQALNDYGIPISTSLIVGKSFGQKSGYLETKLLLNLDDPPSAIFATSDLITLGVFHAVYEEGLSIPDHISIVSFDDVDFGAFLAAPLTAIAQPKDLMGEMAVKLLLEDIDQNGAAKKSRIVLKPELIQRNSVRYIKEIKTIEKPAG, from the coding sequence ATGGCGGTAACACTTACTGACATTTCGGAAATCGCTGGCGTATCCGTATCAACCGTGTCGCGGGTATTAAACGGGAAAAGTGAAAAACATCGTATTAGCGCGGATACACAGCAAAAGGTTATCGCGGCGGCTGAGAGACTGAATTACCGGCCAAACGAATTGGCGCGGGGGCTCCGCCTTCAGAAGACTCATACCATCGGTCTGATTGTACCCGACATTTCGAATCCATTTTTTGCAAATATCTCCAGGTCGATTCAGGTCCAGGCCTATGAGAACGGATATAGTACCCTCGTAGCGAATACTGACGAAAATATCGAGACGGAAATTGAGCAGATCAAACTGTTGAGGAGTAAAGGGGTGGACGGCTTTGTTATAATGCCTGTGGGATTGGAATCAGCCCATATCAAGGAATTGCTCTCCGAGAATACTCCCCTGGTACTGCTTGATCGCTGTTTCGACGATCTAAATACCAATTCCGTTGTGGTCAATAATTTTAAAGGTGCCTATATGGCTACTGAGCACCTTATTAAAAACGGCCATTCCCGAATTTCAATTATCCAGGGACTCAGGAACACCTCAACGAATAATTCTCGTGTTGCTGGCTATAAACAAGCCTTAAATGACTACGGCATTCCTATATCCACTTCACTTATTGTGGGAAAAAGTTTTGGGCAAAAAAGCGGGTATCTCGAGACAAAACTATTATTAAACCTGGATGATCCACCCTCTGCAATCTTTGCTACCAGCGATTTAATTACACTTGGCGTGTTCCACGCCGTCTATGAGGAAGGGTTATCAATTCCGGATCACATTTCGATTGTTTCCTTTGATGACGTCGATTTTGGTGCGTTCCTTGCAGCGCCACTCACCGCGATCGCTCAGCCAAAAGACCTGATGGGGGAGATGGCGGTTAAACTGCTTCTGGAGGATATAGACCAAAATGGGGCTGCGAAAAAATCACGGATAGTGCTCAAGCCGGAATTGATTCAGAGAAATTCGGTCAGATACATAAAAGAAATTAAGACAATAGAAAAGCCTGCGGGGTAG
- a CDS encoding ABC transporter substrate-binding protein, with protein sequence MRLYNKNIITKLLIASLLLMGFVGCSSDKSNSSGDKVQITFWHSFVSSTVPALNSLIDEFEKEFPGIDVNAQYVPTGDALAQKLITSVQSNTAPDISWIHAHYLQDLVQSKAIYRMDHFIDGENGLSEETMNDIYPALLQYASWKDTLYSLPMEATNLALLYNKTMFREAGLDPEQPPQTWEELKSYAKKLTFDEDGDGRNDQIGFFVPIYPAGGPQSGWMVWQWMPFLWQSGGYIVNNEQTRVLYNSSAGAQALKLWQDLYFALDLSTFSTDFDAAFSAGHLAMAMDGPWNLPRYKDLLQNLDWAFAPLPAGEEKRATIAGGEYLVIFKQSEHPDAAWQFLKWMTRPETQAKWSMDSGYLPIRHAVLDVPEFQEYLDENPNFKVFVEQMEYAQAQRSLDYYSMQILRHIGEAIEMATVGERSPQEALNISAKKSNDLLDRVER encoded by the coding sequence GTGAGACTTTATAATAAAAATATTATCACAAAGTTGTTAATTGCGAGCTTGTTACTGATGGGCTTCGTGGGATGCAGTTCTGATAAAAGCAATTCATCAGGTGACAAGGTCCAAATTACCTTCTGGCACAGTTTTGTATCGTCAACTGTTCCCGCACTCAATAGTTTGATCGACGAATTCGAAAAAGAGTTTCCAGGCATAGATGTCAATGCCCAATACGTCCCCACGGGAGATGCGCTCGCTCAAAAATTAATCACATCCGTACAAAGCAATACCGCACCGGATATTTCATGGATCCATGCGCACTACCTTCAGGATTTGGTACAATCAAAAGCCATTTACAGGATGGATCATTTCATTGACGGAGAAAACGGACTCTCCGAGGAGACGATGAATGATATCTATCCGGCACTTCTTCAGTATGCCTCCTGGAAGGATACGCTGTACAGTCTGCCCATGGAAGCGACGAACCTTGCGTTGTTATATAACAAAACCATGTTCAGGGAAGCGGGGCTTGATCCGGAGCAACCGCCGCAGACCTGGGAGGAACTTAAATCTTACGCGAAAAAGTTAACGTTTGATGAGGACGGTGACGGGAGAAATGATCAAATCGGGTTCTTTGTGCCCATATATCCTGCCGGAGGTCCCCAAAGCGGATGGATGGTATGGCAATGGATGCCCTTTCTCTGGCAGTCGGGTGGATACATTGTCAATAATGAACAAACCAGAGTCCTCTATAATAGTTCCGCCGGCGCGCAGGCACTCAAGTTGTGGCAGGATCTCTATTTTGCATTGGACCTGAGTACATTTAGTACGGATTTTGATGCGGCGTTTTCTGCCGGACATCTTGCCATGGCCATGGATGGCCCCTGGAACCTTCCCCGGTATAAGGATCTGTTACAAAACCTGGATTGGGCATTTGCACCGTTGCCTGCCGGGGAGGAAAAACGGGCGACAATCGCCGGTGGGGAATATCTGGTAATTTTCAAACAGAGTGAACATCCGGATGCGGCCTGGCAATTCCTGAAATGGATGACCCGGCCGGAAACCCAGGCAAAATGGTCTATGGATTCCGGGTATTTGCCTATTCGCCATGCGGTGCTGGACGTGCCTGAATTCCAGGAGTACCTTGATGAAAATCCGAATTTCAAGGTGTTCGTGGAACAGATGGAATATGCTCAGGCCCAACGGTCGCTGGACTATTACAGCATGCAAATCCTGCGGCACATTGGGGAAGCAATTGAGATGGCAACCGTTGGTGAGCGATCCCCTCAGGAAGCCCTCAACATCTCTGCGAAAAAATCCAATGATTTGCTGGATCGGGTGGAGCGATAA
- a CDS encoding AraC family transcriptional regulator yields the protein MKQEEIFDLDRDFHYAFHRSLQEITVPHTHDFYEVFLITRGGVKHMINSEERQLEEGDLVFIRPEDMHYYSPENGRQCELINLAFSKEVQGQLFDFLGESVDKANLMESKFPYCVSLEDVEKEVLTRKLENLNTLSRERTSKIKGYFRALLVDIFVEYFQQESEEEHANIPEWLERLISKLSEKENFIRGIDALYEMSPHTPEHLARVFRKFFGVTPTQYINNLRLNYAANKLSFSTESITEIAMDCGFNNLSHFYHLFKNEYQMSPGDFRKGHHKSAIP from the coding sequence CAAGAGGAAATATTCGACCTGGATCGGGATTTTCATTACGCGTTTCACAGGTCGCTACAGGAGATCACCGTCCCGCACACCCATGACTTTTATGAGGTATTTCTTATCACCCGTGGTGGGGTGAAACATATGATAAATTCGGAAGAACGGCAGTTGGAGGAAGGGGATCTGGTCTTCATCCGCCCGGAAGATATGCATTACTATTCCCCGGAAAACGGAAGGCAGTGTGAGCTGATTAATCTCGCCTTTTCAAAAGAAGTGCAGGGGCAATTGTTCGATTTTCTGGGCGAATCGGTTGATAAAGCCAATTTGATGGAAAGTAAATTTCCCTATTGTGTCTCTCTTGAAGATGTGGAAAAGGAAGTGCTCACCAGAAAACTGGAAAACCTCAACACTCTTAGCCGTGAGCGTACCTCTAAAATCAAAGGATATTTCCGGGCATTACTGGTGGATATTTTTGTAGAATATTTTCAGCAGGAGTCCGAAGAAGAGCACGCGAATATCCCTGAGTGGCTTGAGCGACTCATCAGCAAATTGAGTGAGAAGGAAAATTTTATCCGGGGGATCGATGCGCTGTATGAGATGTCTCCGCACACGCCTGAGCATCTTGCCCGGGTATTCCGGAAATTTTTTGGAGTAACCCCGACTCAATACATCAACAATCTCAGGTTGAATTATGCTGCGAATAAACTGTCGTTTTCGACCGAATCTATTACAGAAATAGCCATGGATTGTGGGTTTAACAATCTGAGCCACTTTTATCATTTGTTTAAAAACGAATACCAGATGTCCCCGGGCGATTTCCGGAAGGGCCATCACAAATCGGCGATACCATAG
- a CDS encoding phytanoyl-CoA dioxygenase family protein — MSNTSIAISDELKQQYQEEGYFILRDVIPQEDLRFLQQKADELVAEQDEKMEELGTDELELSRKDSRYFVFLAYQDHPELGDFVFSDLMEEICKATIGDTANLFWEQFVVKGTKKQGAEFTWHQDSGYVDTPHKKYVNAWIPLDDVSDENGTIHIIPYSRAGTSEKVEHRKVEGSDDRVGYSGDDPGEEVNVPAGSIAVFSSTSFHRSGPNKTDKPRRAYAVQWAPETIYEPDGSVKGIAEPFLENGKRVR; from the coding sequence ATGTCAAATACATCAATTGCCATTTCCGATGAGCTAAAACAGCAGTACCAGGAGGAGGGGTATTTCATTCTCAGGGATGTAATTCCCCAGGAGGATCTAAGGTTCTTGCAGCAGAAGGCGGACGAGCTGGTTGCAGAGCAGGATGAAAAAATGGAGGAGTTGGGGACGGATGAACTAGAGTTGAGCAGAAAAGATAGTCGGTATTTCGTGTTTCTGGCATACCAGGACCATCCGGAGCTGGGTGACTTCGTATTCAGCGATCTCATGGAGGAGATCTGCAAGGCAACCATCGGCGACACCGCAAATCTGTTCTGGGAGCAATTTGTGGTGAAAGGTACTAAAAAACAGGGCGCGGAATTCACCTGGCATCAGGATTCGGGCTATGTGGATACGCCCCACAAAAAGTACGTGAACGCCTGGATACCGCTCGACGATGTTTCGGATGAGAATGGTACCATTCATATCATCCCGTATTCGCGGGCAGGCACGTCGGAAAAAGTTGAACACAGAAAGGTTGAGGGTTCGGACGATCGCGTCGGCTATTCCGGTGACGATCCGGGAGAAGAGGTGAACGTACCTGCTGGTTCTATTGCTGTGTTCTCAAGTACCAGTTTTCATCGCTCCGGGCCGAACAAAACGGATAAGCCCCGTCGTGCCTATGCTGTCCAGTGGGCGCCGGAAACTATCTATGAGCCGGATGGATCAGTGAAAGGGATCGCTGAACCGTTTCTGGAGAACGGAAAACGGGTACGGTAA
- the ilvC gene encoding ketol-acid reductoisomerase: protein MATIYYDKDVSLDPITGKTIAIIGYGNQGRAQALNLQDSGLEVIIGNIEDDFARAAAEDGFSVFDIASAAKRADILSITVPDEIQPDVFQQSIIPQLRPNQVVNFSHGYNIRYGKLDLPESVDITLVAPRMIGVGVRETFQEGSGAPAFIAVEQDFSGQAWEVTLALAKGIGATQAGALKSTFAEETELDLFSEQAVWPAFIRILTLSYELLSSKGYQPEAILTELYASGEAARVFRKMADVGLFQQMNFHSQTSQYGTLTRSDRVIPDEFMEVLKESLTEIRDDSFAKEWEHEKDSGYPRFKKLKEQAFQHEINSIEEALHNQLEE from the coding sequence ATGGCAACCATTTACTATGATAAAGATGTCAGTCTTGATCCCATCACTGGAAAGACCATTGCAATAATAGGATACGGCAACCAGGGACGCGCACAAGCCCTCAATTTGCAGGACAGCGGCCTGGAGGTTATCATCGGGAATATTGAGGATGACTTTGCCCGGGCTGCAGCAGAGGACGGGTTTTCTGTATTTGATATCGCCTCAGCCGCGAAACGGGCTGATATCCTTTCAATCACTGTTCCGGATGAGATTCAGCCGGACGTCTTTCAACAGAGCATCATACCGCAATTACGACCAAATCAGGTCGTGAATTTTTCCCATGGATACAATATTCGCTACGGGAAACTGGATCTTCCGGAAAGTGTTGATATTACCCTCGTTGCCCCACGAATGATAGGTGTAGGGGTGCGGGAAACATTTCAGGAAGGAAGTGGTGCCCCGGCGTTTATTGCGGTTGAACAGGACTTTTCGGGGCAGGCCTGGGAGGTCACGTTGGCTCTGGCTAAAGGAATTGGAGCAACGCAGGCCGGGGCCCTCAAATCGACCTTTGCGGAGGAGACTGAACTGGATCTGTTCTCTGAACAGGCAGTCTGGCCCGCCTTTATCAGGATATTGACACTCTCCTACGAATTGCTCAGCAGCAAAGGCTATCAGCCTGAAGCGATCTTAACCGAATTGTACGCCTCGGGCGAAGCGGCCCGGGTATTCCGGAAGATGGCGGATGTCGGCCTGTTTCAGCAGATGAATTTTCATTCTCAAACCAGCCAGTACGGTACACTCACCCGATCGGATCGGGTGATACCTGATGAGTTCATGGAGGTACTGAAGGAATCCCTCACCGAAATCCGGGATGATAGCTTTGCGAAAGAGTGGGAACACGAAAAAGATTCCGGTTATCCCCGGTTCAAAAAGCTGAAAGAACAAGCCTTTCAGCACGAGATAAACTCCATTGAAGAAGCGCTTCACAATCAATTAGAGGAATAA
- a CDS encoding aldo/keto reductase produces the protein MEYTYLGRSGLQISRLALGTMNLGDYTSKTESIAIMDNAFGSGINFIDTANRYGNPKGDGITETIIGDWLSENPGKREKIVLATKLHNPMGDGPNDRGLSAYHIKKACEDSLRRLQTDHIDLYQMHHVDRNTPWEEIWQAMEQLVREGKVLYVGSSNFGAWHIVKAQERAMARNFMGLVSEQSLYNLTTRTIELELLPACQEYGIGVLPWSPRGGGVLAGVLKKLDEGRRTEDWINEYVENHRSQLQAYEDLCDELGEHPADVSIAWLLHQSGVTAPIIGPRTVEQLAASVKALEIHLDDEVLTRLDSIFPGPGGEAPEAYAW, from the coding sequence ATGGAGTATACGTATTTAGGACGTTCAGGGTTGCAGATCAGCCGACTCGCGCTTGGGACGATGAATCTCGGTGATTATACCTCTAAAACCGAGAGTATCGCAATTATGGATAATGCGTTCGGTTCGGGCATTAATTTCATTGATACTGCTAATCGATACGGGAATCCCAAGGGTGATGGTATCACCGAAACAATCATCGGAGACTGGCTGTCTGAGAATCCGGGAAAGCGGGAGAAAATTGTGCTGGCAACGAAGCTGCACAACCCCATGGGTGATGGCCCGAACGATCGCGGGCTTTCGGCCTATCACATTAAAAAGGCCTGCGAAGACAGCCTGCGCCGGCTGCAGACCGATCACATTGATCTATATCAAATGCATCACGTCGATCGGAATACGCCGTGGGAGGAGATCTGGCAGGCCATGGAACAATTGGTGCGGGAAGGCAAGGTGTTGTATGTCGGCAGTAGCAACTTTGGCGCCTGGCACATTGTGAAGGCGCAGGAACGAGCAATGGCCAGAAATTTCATGGGCCTGGTTTCAGAACAAAGCCTGTATAACCTCACCACCAGAACTATCGAACTTGAACTGCTGCCTGCATGTCAGGAGTACGGGATAGGTGTGCTCCCCTGGAGTCCGCGGGGCGGCGGCGTACTGGCAGGAGTATTGAAAAAATTAGACGAAGGTCGCCGCACGGAAGACTGGATCAACGAATATGTGGAAAATCATCGCTCTCAGTTACAAGCCTATGAAGATCTTTGCGATGAATTGGGTGAACACCCGGCAGATGTTTCGATAGCCTGGTTATTGCATCAGTCTGGCGTCACTGCACCAATTATTGGCCCCCGAACCGTGGAACAATTGGCCGCGAGCGTAAAAGCCCTTGAAATTCACCTCGATGATGAGGTTTTAACCCGGTTAGATTCGATTTTTCCCGGTCCGGGCGGTGAAGCGCCCGAGGCGTATGCCTGGTAA
- a CDS encoding sugar phosphate isomerase/epimerase, giving the protein MRLGGHFVANSIEELRTVTEKLDCYGLSAIQAPWNLAEMSDEESSEFGEVANSLDIVVGEAGYWENLMVTDSELQSRRIDEIRTLLQRADLMGCKTVVSLAGSRHSSGHMLAPDPANYTPEFRADFREVVLRILDGLNLQNTTYSIEPFHNSFFYQPEPIREFIDSVDHPSFGLHLDQMNMVSQATYFRTTELIENTFDLLAEDITAAHIKDIRMDHEYMFLKYDEVDIGDGVLDIQSLLNQLSELPEYTPCFCEHMSEEQEYVLNFTRLHYLAEKEGLRFKRRNTKSV; this is encoded by the coding sequence ATGCGTCTCGGAGGGCATTTTGTAGCAAATTCAATCGAAGAGCTCAGAACGGTTACCGAAAAACTCGATTGTTACGGCTTGTCGGCGATCCAGGCTCCGTGGAATCTGGCAGAGATGTCCGATGAGGAGAGTTCGGAGTTTGGGGAGGTGGCAAATTCACTGGATATTGTTGTCGGTGAAGCGGGCTATTGGGAGAATTTGATGGTCACTGACTCTGAACTGCAAAGCCGGCGTATCGATGAGATCAGAACGCTCTTACAAAGAGCTGATCTGATGGGCTGCAAAACAGTGGTGTCGCTGGCTGGAAGCCGGCATTCCTCCGGACACATGCTTGCCCCCGATCCTGCCAATTACACACCTGAATTCCGGGCGGATTTCAGAGAAGTTGTATTGCGGATCTTAGACGGATTAAATCTGCAAAATACAACATACAGTATTGAGCCGTTTCACAATTCGTTTTTTTACCAGCCCGAGCCTATCAGGGAATTTATCGATTCCGTAGATCATCCATCTTTTGGATTACACCTGGACCAGATGAATATGGTGTCGCAGGCTACGTATTTTCGGACCACCGAACTTATCGAGAATACTTTCGATCTTCTGGCTGAAGATATTACGGCCGCCCATATAAAAGACATCCGAATGGATCACGAGTACATGTTCCTCAAATATGACGAAGTGGATATCGGCGACGGCGTATTGGATATTCAGTCGCTTTTGAACCAGCTGTCAGAGCTGCCGGAATATACGCCGTGCTTTTGCGAGCACATGTCCGAAGAACAGGAGTACGTGCTTAACTTTACACGGCTGCACTATCTGGCGGAAAAAGAAGGATTGCGATTTAAGCGCCGGAATACCAAATCGGTATAG